The following is a genomic window from Deltaproteobacteria bacterium.
TAAAAATTTCCATCACCGGCAAGGGGAGGTGTAACTTAACCAGCGGAGAAGAGATGGACAAGTTCATAGAGGCATTCGGCTCTACAGGAAAATTTCTTATCAATGCCTTTGCAAAATTCTTCAGCGAAGACCTCATTGATTTTTTTGAATCCATCGGTATAAAGACAGTGCAGGAAAGGAGCAAACGGATATTCCCTTTATCAGGAAGCGCAAAGGATATTGTTAAAGCACTCGTAATATATCTCAATAAGCAGGGCGTAAAGATAAATACCAATACTGCTGTAAAGGAAATACTTACTCAAGACAATAAGGTTATTGGTGTTGATACCAATAAGGGTATTTTTCACGGAGATGCCGTAATACTTGCTACAGGCGGAGCATCGTATCCGCAGACAGGCTCAACAGGAGACGGCTATGCCATGGCAAAAAAACTGGGGCATACGATTATACCCATAAGGCCGGCGCTTGTGCCTCTTGAGGTTAAAGAGGCTTATGTTAAAGACCTTCAGGGACTGGCCTTAAATAATGTAACTGCATCTGTATGCCTTGATGGAAAGATTATTGCAGAGGCCTTTGGTGAAATGTTATTCACACATTTTGGCCTTTCAGGGCCGATAATCCTTACACTAAGCAAGACTATTGTGGACAGCCTTCCGAAAGGCAAGGTTGAGGTTTCAATCGACCTTAAACCTGCATTATCAAAGGAAAAGCTGGGATTGAGATTTTTACGCGAGATAAAAGAGCATGGCAATAAAAATATTGACAACCTGTTAAAAAACATC
Proteins encoded in this region:
- a CDS encoding NAD(P)/FAD-dependent oxidoreductase, which translates into the protein MAKKVIIIGGGAAGIIAAGRAAELGADVALLEKMPQLGIKISITGKGRCNLTSGEEMDKFIEAFGSTGKFLINAFAKFFSEDLIDFFESIGIKTVQERSKRIFPLSGSAKDIVKALVIYLNKQGVKINTNTAVKEILTQDNKVIGVDTNKGIFHGDAVILATGGASYPQTGSTGDGYAMAKKLGHTIIPIRPALVPLEVKEAYVKDLQGLALNNVTASVCLDGKIIAEAFGEMLFTHFGLSGPIILTLSKTIVDSLPKGKVEVSIDLKPALSKEKLGLRFLREIKEHGNKNIDNLLKNILPQSMIPVFIKLAGISHDKKVHQITQKERTEIINLLKDMRFAITRHRPLDEAIVTAGGVSIKEIDPKTMESKIIKNLFICGEVVDVDAKTGGYNLQAAFSTGWAAGAAAAICKI